A portion of the Calothrix sp. 336/3 genome contains these proteins:
- a CDS encoding Mu transposase C-terminal domain-containing protein, which translates to MLTESELEEWSASLDLSSAQYTIIQSIRSSPPSRRVRGNAGNVVGRYPSKKMGVVIQFESHHNELARIYEMEYDPDVLEYYDQPPKIKLQYTCLNGRRIGVLHTADFFVIRSKSAGWEECKTASELSALASKMPNRYQLDSNGKWRCPPGEEFALNLGLYYVVRSDKEINWKKQRNIYFLSDYLSINLEVPREDIVKIIKIISIFPGIKLSELLEKGINPDYIYKLIADQTVYVDLDSFSLSTELERISVFVNKETAEALDISRNDIAWSPRKFLDLSHVGAIGKWDGQIWHVINVGEKSISLLSESSQIISLPNQEWRRLIEQDKFQAISNTQNSQDIQEFFKCSSVEDCIEASRRYSIISGYLQGEKADFTEVPRRTFYRWVRKWLEADKQYGCGYLGLLPKHKNQTANQGKLPVQTQKLIDEFIENDYLNVKQKGKYATYCSLRQTCIDKGLIPPSYKTFLKNLKKIPQFETKLHRQGKRIAYKNECFYWELELTTPRHGDRPFEICHIDHTELDIELVSSYSKVNLGRPWLTFLIDAYSRRILAIYLTFDPPSYRSCMMVMRECVRRYGRFPSTLVVDGGKEFESIYFETLLAAYTCTKKTRPQAKPRFGSVCERIFGTANTMLIHNLQGNTQITRNPRGVTKSVNPKNLAIWTLGSLYQNLYDWAYEFYDNKEHPALSQSPRSMFEDGFLRTGLRSHKVIKYDGNFKIFTLPTTPKGTAKVIPNNGIKINNIYYWHNIFRHPEIEKTQVPVRYDPYDMGVAYAYVDNQWVTCISQHYSSLVGHSEREIRIASEEIRQRHSCANRQFVVTASSLAEFLNKSEQQEVILLQRMQDIEAKEIYATTPNNQTPVIQTTMIEMLELPIQEPEEKELIAEDIKPYEEFW; encoded by the coding sequence ATGCTGACAGAATCTGAGTTAGAAGAGTGGTCTGCATCACTCGATTTATCATCAGCGCAGTATACAATAATTCAGTCGATACGTAGTTCTCCACCATCAAGACGGGTGAGGGGAAATGCTGGAAACGTAGTCGGTCGATATCCAAGCAAAAAAATGGGTGTGGTGATTCAATTTGAGAGTCATCACAATGAGCTAGCGCGAATATATGAGATGGAATATGACCCAGATGTATTGGAATATTACGACCAGCCACCAAAAATAAAGTTGCAATACACTTGTTTAAATGGACGACGAATAGGAGTACTGCATACAGCAGACTTTTTTGTAATTAGGAGTAAAAGTGCAGGTTGGGAAGAATGTAAAACAGCATCAGAGCTATCAGCTTTAGCATCAAAAATGCCGAATCGCTATCAATTAGATAGTAATGGAAAATGGCGATGTCCCCCCGGAGAGGAGTTTGCTTTAAATTTAGGGTTATATTATGTTGTTCGCTCCGACAAAGAAATAAATTGGAAGAAGCAAAGAAATATCTATTTTTTATCTGACTATTTATCGATTAATCTCGAAGTACCAAGAGAAGATATAGTAAAAATAATCAAAATAATTTCCATATTTCCAGGAATAAAATTATCAGAATTATTAGAAAAAGGTATTAATCCAGACTACATATACAAATTAATTGCAGACCAGACGGTATATGTTGATTTAGATTCATTTTCCCTGAGTACAGAGTTAGAAAGAATTAGTGTATTTGTAAATAAAGAAACGGCTGAAGCACTAGATATATCAAGAAATGATATAGCTTGGAGTCCAAGAAAATTTCTAGACCTAAGTCATGTTGGAGCAATTGGAAAATGGGATGGACAGATATGGCATGTAATAAATGTAGGAGAAAAAAGTATCTCATTACTGTCAGAATCTTCACAAATAATCTCATTACCAAATCAGGAATGGAGAAGGTTAATAGAGCAAGATAAGTTTCAAGCAATCAGTAATACTCAAAATTCTCAAGATATACAAGAATTTTTCAAATGTTCATCAGTTGAAGATTGTATAGAAGCGTCGAGGCGTTATTCAATTATATCTGGTTATTTACAAGGTGAAAAAGCAGATTTTACAGAAGTACCAAGAAGAACATTCTACCGATGGGTAAGAAAGTGGCTTGAGGCGGATAAGCAATACGGTTGTGGATATTTAGGATTATTGCCAAAGCACAAAAATCAAACAGCCAACCAAGGAAAACTACCAGTTCAAACACAAAAACTAATTGATGAGTTTATCGAAAATGATTATCTGAATGTCAAGCAGAAAGGTAAATATGCAACATATTGTAGTTTACGCCAAACCTGTATTGATAAAGGATTGATACCTCCAAGCTATAAAACATTTTTAAAAAACTTGAAAAAAATACCACAGTTTGAAACAAAATTACATAGACAAGGGAAACGCATAGCCTATAAAAATGAATGTTTTTATTGGGAACTAGAGCTAACAACGCCAAGGCACGGTGATAGACCATTTGAAATTTGCCATATAGACCATACAGAATTGGACATTGAACTAGTAAGCTCTTACTCAAAAGTCAATCTAGGTCGTCCTTGGCTAACATTTTTGATAGATGCTTACTCCAGAAGAATATTAGCAATTTATTTAACATTTGACCCACCTTCTTACCGCAGTTGCATGATGGTGATGAGGGAATGCGTCCGTCGCTATGGACGTTTCCCATCCACTTTAGTAGTAGATGGTGGAAAAGAATTTGAAAGTATCTATTTTGAAACATTGCTCGCAGCCTATACTTGTACTAAAAAAACTCGCCCACAAGCAAAACCAAGGTTTGGGAGTGTATGTGAAAGGATTTTTGGTACAGCAAACACAATGCTAATCCATAACCTTCAAGGAAATACACAAATTACTCGTAACCCTAGAGGTGTAACTAAAAGTGTAAATCCAAAAAACTTAGCAATTTGGACACTAGGTAGTTTATACCAAAACCTATATGATTGGGCTTATGAGTTTTACGACAATAAAGAACATCCAGCACTAAGCCAAAGCCCTCGCTCAATGTTTGAGGATGGATTTTTAAGAACGGGATTACGCAGCCATAAAGTAATTAAATATGATGGCAATTTTAAAATATTTACTTTACCAACAACGCCAAAGGGAACTGCAAAAGTAATCCCTAATAATGGAATTAAGATTAATAATATTTATTATTGGCACAATATTTTTCGCCATCCAGAAATAGAAAAAACTCAAGTACCTGTGCGCTACGACCCTTATGATATGGGAGTTGCTTATGCTTATGTTGACAATCAATGGGTAACTTGTATTTCACAGCATTACAGTAGTTTAGTTGGACATTCAGAAAGGGAAATTAGAATTGCATCTGAGGAAATACGCCAGCGTCATAGTTGTGCAAATAGACAATTTGTCGTTACAGCATCGAGTTTAGCTGAGTTTTTGAATAAGTCAGAACAACAAGAGGTAATCTTACTGCAAAGAATGCAGGATATCGAAGCAAAAGAAATATATGCGACAACTCCAAACAATCAAACTCCAGTTATACAAACAACTATGATTGAGATGCTGGAATTACCAATTCAAGAGCCAGAAGAGAAGGAATTGATTGCAGAAGATATTAAACCATACGAGGAGTTTTGGTAA
- a CDS encoding DUF1822 family protein, whose protein sequence is MHHLLLEIPPDGQNQAWEQSQTCSHSTSRYQAYINRLCWDAVFPWLQTDVTPQAKSMTSTTALPSFWELVNGFDITADGVRFILVPSENIDLEEFRVPQEWVDIPNWVGDYYLAVQVETDDNYVRVWGYSTHNQLKNLGKYDSSDRTYSLDADHLINDITILTLTPPETTRTPLSPLPQISIPQAHNLINRLGNPGIIHPRLEIPFPIWGGLVSHDGWRQNLYCQRTAQTEPFSVYEWLENGISRFAQQLGWQAVNLQLSTASARSTETIPHTTILSRQLTIAGQPYTLQLIPRREGDMVIWRFTLQHHAVGALIPGGFILRLLTEDLQDFENNQGIATTATEQLYVEVALEPAEGIIWEVTPLPENYQREILRF, encoded by the coding sequence ATGCACCACCTACTCCTAGAAATCCCCCCAGATGGGCAAAATCAAGCATGGGAACAAAGCCAAACTTGTTCTCATTCCACCAGTCGCTATCAAGCATATATAAATAGACTCTGCTGGGATGCGGTTTTCCCTTGGTTACAAACCGATGTCACACCCCAAGCAAAGTCTATGACGAGTACCACTGCTTTACCCAGCTTTTGGGAGCTGGTTAACGGATTTGATATCACAGCAGACGGGGTAAGATTTATCTTAGTTCCCAGCGAAAACATTGATTTAGAAGAGTTTCGGGTTCCCCAGGAGTGGGTAGACATACCCAATTGGGTGGGAGATTATTATCTGGCAGTGCAGGTGGAAACGGATGATAACTATGTGCGAGTTTGGGGTTATAGTACCCACAACCAACTGAAAAATCTTGGGAAGTATGACAGCAGCGATCGCACTTATTCCCTAGATGCTGATCACCTGATTAACGATATCACTATCCTCACCCTCACCCCCCCAGAAACCACTCGCACTCCCCTTTCACCGCTCCCCCAAATATCCATCCCCCAAGCACACAATCTGATTAACCGTCTGGGAAACCCTGGAATTATCCACCCTCGTTTAGAAATTCCCTTTCCTATCTGGGGAGGATTAGTTAGTCATGATGGTTGGCGACAAAATTTATACTGTCAGCGCACGGCACAAACCGAACCCTTTTCTGTGTATGAATGGCTGGAAAATGGTATTTCTCGATTCGCTCAACAGTTGGGATGGCAAGCTGTAAATTTGCAACTCAGTACCGCCAGCGCTCGGAGTACGGAAACCATCCCCCATACCACCATTCTCTCACGACAACTCACCATTGCCGGACAACCCTACACCCTGCAACTTATCCCCAGAAGGGAGGGAGATATGGTAATTTGGCGGTTTACATTGCAGCATCATGCTGTTGGTGCATTGATACCCGGTGGTTTTATCCTGCGATTACTCACCGAAGACTTACAAGACTTTGAAAATAATCAGGGGATTGCTACCACTGCCACAGAACAACTATATGTCGAAGTTGCCCTGGAACCAGCAGAAGGTATCATCTGGGAAGTCACCCCCCTTCCAGAAAATTACCAACGGGAAATTCTCCGCTTTTAG